A genomic region of Verrucomicrobiota bacterium contains the following coding sequences:
- a CDS encoding squalene/phytoene synthase family protein yields the protein MDRGRELEGILRDVSRSFFLSLKVLPNSVRGTLGLGYLLARLSDSVADSSSAAPGRRVALLRRLEESLRGGEDRALEGDLLSLRAKLAHPGEQRLLGAWARLRGLHRGQEAWVREKMEAMLSQIFRGQRLDVERFGDADRNHPVQLHSKVELTEYTVLVAGCVGEFWTDLCERCVPRYFVRGAEPMRERGRALGQGLQLINILRDLPEDLRQGRCYLPRETSSSWEGEVLWREAEPWRARCRGYLNRGGEYLAAVRPWRLRLAVGLPLALARKTLARLETAEWEEVERGIKVPRSELRRLLFLGMLRGWRE from the coding sequence TCCCAAATTCGGTCAGGGGAACTCTCGGTTTGGGGTATTTGCTGGCGCGCTTGAGCGATTCGGTGGCGGATTCTTCTTCGGCCGCTCCGGGGCGCCGAGTGGCCCTGCTGCGGCGTCTGGAGGAGAGTCTCCGGGGCGGGGAGGACCGGGCGCTGGAGGGGGATTTGCTTTCTCTGCGGGCGAAGCTGGCCCATCCCGGCGAGCAGCGTCTTTTGGGGGCTTGGGCCAGGCTGCGAGGGCTCCATCGCGGGCAGGAGGCTTGGGTTCGCGAGAAGATGGAGGCGATGCTGTCCCAGATTTTCCGCGGACAGCGGCTGGATGTGGAGCGATTCGGGGACGCGGACCGGAACCATCCGGTGCAGCTCCATTCCAAGGTCGAGCTGACGGAGTATACCGTTTTGGTGGCGGGCTGTGTGGGGGAGTTTTGGACGGATCTGTGTGAGCGGTGTGTCCCGCGATATTTCGTGAGGGGGGCGGAGCCGATGCGGGAACGCGGCCGGGCTCTCGGCCAAGGCTTGCAGCTCATCAATATTTTGCGCGATTTGCCCGAGGACTTGCGCCAGGGGCGCTGTTACCTTCCTCGGGAGACGTCGAGTTCGTGGGAGGGAGAGGTGCTGTGGAGGGAGGCGGAGCCTTGGCGGGCGCGTTGTCGCGGTTACCTCAATCGGGGAGGCGAGTATTTGGCTGCGGTGCGCCCTTGGAGGCTGCGCTTGGCGGTCGGGCTGCCTTTGGCCTTGGCTCGTAAGACGCTCGCGCGGCTGGAGACGGCCGAGTGGGAGGAGGTGGAGAGGGGGATCAAGGTGCCCAGGTCGGAGCTTCGTCGGCTGCTTTTCCTAGGTATGCTTCGGGGCTGGCGGGAGTAG